In the genome of Thermoplasmata archaeon, one region contains:
- a CDS encoding ABC transporter ATP-binding protein, translating into MVLDGIDLPIVEGEIIGILGQNGCGKTTLLKNMNRNIRPLSGCVMLDGEDIQDLTKKEIASKIAAVPQTNEIHFAFTVRDIVAMGRMPFQSMMGGESAEDSRIIDEAIEKTGLTAYRDRHINTMSGGERQRVIIARAIAQTPKILLMDEPTLHLDISMQIDALKLVHALSKNIGMTVVIVSHDLPLVSRYCDRIVMIHDHKIFAVGTPEEVLTPENMRTVFNVDAELMKDSKTGMNTVAIHDSLNEL; encoded by the coding sequence ATGGTCCTCGACGGCATCGACCTGCCCATAGTGGAGGGGGAGATCATAGGCATCCTAGGTCAGAACGGATGCGGCAAGACCACCCTGCTGAAGAACATGAACAGGAATATCAGGCCGCTGAGCGGATGCGTCATGCTTGACGGGGAGGATATACAAGACCTCACCAAGAAAGAGATCGCGTCCAAGATAGCTGCTGTTCCGCAGACCAACGAGATACATTTCGCATTCACCGTCAGGGACATAGTCGCGATGGGCAGGATGCCCTTCCAATCGATGATGGGAGGGGAATCCGCAGAGGATTCCCGCATAATCGATGAGGCTATAGAGAAGACCGGCCTGACCGCTTACAGGGACAGGCACATCAACACGATGAGCGGAGGGGAGAGGCAGAGGGTCATCATCGCAAGGGCCATCGCCCAGACACCGAAAATCCTGCTTATGGACGAGCCCACCCTGCATCTGGACATCAGCATGCAGATAGACGCGCTGAAGCTGGTGCATGCCCTTTCGAAGAATATCGGGATGACCGTAGTCATCGTCTCTCACGATCTTCCGTTGGTCTCCAGGTACTGCGACAGGATCGTCATGATACACGACCACAAGATCTTCGCCGTGGGAACGCCCGAGGAGGTGCTCACGCCGGAGAACATGCGCACCGTCTTCAACGTGGATGCCGAGTTGATGAAGGACAGCAAGACGGGCATGAACACCGTGGCCATCCATGACTCCCTCAATGAGCTTTGA
- a CDS encoding iron ABC transporter permease has product MKTGIALVVLIMAALFCIFKDLSWVSANISYSFQEVWDALIGNGSWASERIIRDQNAPRVVAGILVGAGLAVTGSAMQAVFRNPLASPYILGLSSGASLGAAAGMIFTIPFIPAVLVSPILAFVTCFLTMILVYSMARAGGSVRTETLILSGVAVSALMSALVSFMTFIAGDKLEGIVFWSMGNLGNADWNEIAFMIPVIIVCLILLITQAKPLNAMMIGDIHAMDLGVDVKKTRLFVLILSTLMVAAAVSFVGAIGFIGLVIPHIIRILIGPDNRRIMPLSIIGGACFILICDYISHVIAPQFGTLPIGVTTALIGAPIFVYLLIRRRREVGWN; this is encoded by the coding sequence ATGAAGACCGGGATTGCATTGGTCGTCCTGATCATGGCTGCGCTGTTCTGCATCTTCAAGGACCTATCATGGGTGTCCGCCAACATCTCATACAGCTTCCAGGAGGTCTGGGATGCCCTTATCGGGAACGGATCGTGGGCATCCGAGAGGATCATTCGCGATCAGAATGCGCCCCGTGTCGTGGCCGGCATCCTCGTCGGTGCGGGACTGGCGGTCACCGGTTCCGCGATGCAGGCAGTGTTCAGGAACCCGCTCGCTTCGCCTTACATCCTCGGACTGTCATCGGGAGCCTCCCTGGGAGCCGCGGCAGGGATGATATTCACGATTCCGTTCATCCCCGCGGTACTCGTATCGCCGATCCTGGCGTTCGTGACCTGCTTCCTCACCATGATATTGGTCTATTCCATGGCCCGTGCCGGCGGGAGCGTGCGCACGGAGACCCTCATCCTTTCAGGAGTTGCAGTATCGGCCCTGATGTCCGCTCTGGTCTCTTTCATGACATTCATCGCCGGGGACAAGCTGGAGGGTATAGTGTTCTGGTCGATGGGTAATCTGGGCAACGCAGATTGGAATGAGATCGCATTCATGATCCCGGTGATCATCGTCTGTCTGATATTGCTGATAACTCAGGCCAAGCCCCTCAACGCCATGATGATCGGCGACATACACGCTATGGACTTGGGAGTGGACGTGAAGAAGACCAGGCTGTTCGTCCTGATCCTTTCCACGCTGATGGTGGCCGCTGCGGTATCGTTCGTCGGTGCGATTGGATTCATCGGTCTGGTCATTCCGCACATAATAAGGATACTGATAGGTCCCGACAACCGCCGTATCATGCCCCTGAGCATCATCGGGGGAGCATGTTTCATCCTCATCTGCGACTACATATCGCATGTCATCGCACCCCAGTTCGGTACCCTGCCGATAGGGGTCACCACCGCACTGATAGGAGCGCCGATCTTCGTCTATCTCCTGATCAGAAGGCGCAGGGAGGTGGGTTGGAATTGA
- a CDS encoding ABC transporter substrate-binding protein codes for MKVGIALLMAAVLLVSAVSLDDQSDASSIIVTDGIGNTLTLDHPVDRIITVGTGITATVIGIGSLTKISVCDNYAYNNKDPIFDGLRELVAEGKVLAGGNIYSSGIDQLKKDIIYVADPESGNFDRENDVVVVTGSETYRNNIVPYLKENKFRNIMQWSDITEYDDIIGFAETVSMVCSGKVVKAVDDMRFVTEYVEDTLEREKPVQKNAFYVTFSANVFKVGNKGSLATSMIIEAGGNAFTVDPSQKASTYEANITDLVSKHPGCLVFVDNSIVSDQDKLKMLTAQVGDSAKLVPLQSIWNNYTLKSSEGLWTMACAMYPDLFEGDVPSIDDYDEVGMTGYFLSGLAMVCIVIGGSYLLIWRRP; via the coding sequence ATGAAGGTAGGCATCGCTCTCTTGATGGCGGCGGTATTGCTGGTCTCGGCAGTGTCGTTGGATGATCAATCCGATGCCTCATCTATCATAGTGACCGATGGAATCGGGAACACCCTCACCTTGGACCACCCGGTGGACAGGATAATCACCGTCGGTACGGGGATCACAGCTACTGTGATCGGCATAGGTTCGCTCACGAAGATCTCCGTATGCGACAACTATGCTTACAACAACAAGGATCCGATCTTCGACGGGTTGAGGGAGCTGGTCGCAGAAGGAAAGGTTCTGGCAGGAGGGAACATCTACTCCAGCGGAATTGATCAGCTGAAGAAGGATATCATATATGTGGCGGATCCGGAATCCGGGAACTTCGACAGGGAGAATGATGTAGTGGTCGTAACCGGCTCCGAGACGTACCGCAATAACATCGTCCCTTACCTGAAAGAGAACAAGTTCAGGAATATCATGCAGTGGTCCGATATCACTGAGTATGACGACATCATAGGTTTTGCGGAGACCGTCTCCATGGTCTGCAGCGGAAAGGTCGTCAAGGCCGTGGACGATATGCGTTTTGTCACGGAATATGTGGAGGACACGCTCGAGCGCGAGAAGCCCGTGCAGAAGAATGCTTTCTATGTGACGTTCTCAGCGAACGTCTTCAAGGTCGGGAACAAAGGGTCTCTGGCGACATCGATGATAATCGAGGCTGGAGGGAACGCATTCACAGTGGATCCCTCGCAGAAGGCCAGCACATACGAGGCCAACATCACCGACCTGGTATCCAAGCATCCCGGATGTCTGGTGTTCGTTGACAATTCCATCGTATCGGATCAGGATAAGCTCAAGATGCTGACCGCGCAGGTCGGCGACAGCGCGAAGCTGGTGCCCCTGCAGAGCATTTGGAATAACTACACCCTGAAGAGCTCAGAGGGCCTTTGGACTATGGCTTGCGCCATGTACCCCGATCTCTTCGAGGGGGATGTGCCTTCGATAGACGATTACGACGAGGTAGGGATGACAGGATACTTCCTTTCCGGATTGGCGATGGTCTGCATCGTCATCGGGGGTTCGTATCTGCTGATCTGGAGGAGGCCCTGA
- a CDS encoding DUF424 family protein, with protein sequence MPKVRDSSPARWSARSRRSTTAGKYSRVPQASIGWPDNMFAKIHRNERDTILAACDEELVGRSFRDGTARLDVSEIFYKGEVLDRTGMAERMKNVSIMNLVGSEVVAIAIEEGYASAEDVIEIDGVKHVQVVLL encoded by the coding sequence ATGCCGAAAGTCAGGGACTCCAGCCCAGCGAGGTGGAGCGCACGCTCAAGACGCTCAACGACGGCGGGGAAATATTCAAGAGTCCCTCAGGCATCTATAGGATGGCCTGATAACATGTTCGCGAAGATCCACAGGAACGAGAGGGACACCATCCTTGCTGCATGCGACGAGGAACTGGTGGGCAGGTCCTTCAGGGACGGCACAGCCAGACTGGATGTCAGCGAGATATTCTACAAGGGAGAGGTCCTGGACAGGACCGGTATGGCGGAGCGTATGAAGAACGTCTCCATCATGAATCTGGTCGGATCCGAGGTCGTGGCGATAGCCATCGAGGAGGGATACGCCTCCGCCGAGGACGTCATCGAGATCGACGGCGTCAAACACGTTCAGGTAGTGTTATTGTGA
- a CDS encoding minichromosome maintenance protein MCM, with amino-acid sequence MIADISDNYPQKKSVNVDYDDVNMYDISFASYLLEEPDRCLEIGRKAVMDLVPNIDRPGHGINVRLFNLPRDAKVDIRNLRADHLGRLVAVEGLVRKVTTVKPRITYALFRCARCGSEIWMEQTGMILKEPLMCNNPDGSCNKQATRFIQDLKQSTYTDTQKIEIQERPEGLRGGSQPERLVGYVEDDIAGIVTAGNSVTLNGVLRSVEKYERDKSTVFETYLDVISVDFEQHEYDEIQITEEDERNIISMSKDPNLYNNIIKSIAPSIFGMEEQKKAIALQLFGGCHKEMDDGTNLRGDIHILMIGDPGVAKSQILRYMSSLAPRGIYASGKSASAAGLTAAAVRDDFGDGRWTLEAGALVLADKGLACIDELDKMTDQDRSSLHEAMEAQRISVAKAGINATLQCRCSMLAAANPKYGRFEEETSIYDQIDLPAPLVSRFDLIEILTDKPDKKHDQQLSSHILDTQRRGEARMLPEGTEIEDLDINDIMTRTNILKPVYDIETLRKYVAYSKRIVPVMTEDAQRIIQESFLRIRGLGSGGSVPITARQLEGYVRLSEASARMRLSRTVTEQDANNAAELIEAYLNRIAGNGDGTYDIDKIASGVSTKDRNKLDIVRGILREFGADGLTTEEIIRHAESQGLQPSEVERTLKTLNDGGEIFKSPSGIYRMA; translated from the coding sequence ATGATAGCGGATATCAGCGATAACTATCCCCAGAAGAAGAGCGTGAACGTCGATTACGACGACGTGAACATGTACGACATCTCCTTCGCATCGTATCTCCTCGAAGAACCCGACAGGTGCCTCGAGATCGGAAGGAAGGCCGTCATGGACCTTGTCCCCAACATAGACCGCCCCGGCCACGGCATAAACGTGAGATTGTTCAACCTTCCGAGGGACGCGAAGGTCGACATCAGGAATCTTAGGGCGGACCATCTCGGAAGGCTAGTAGCCGTGGAGGGATTGGTCAGGAAGGTCACCACCGTCAAGCCCCGTATCACATACGCTCTTTTCAGATGTGCCAGATGCGGTTCGGAGATATGGATGGAGCAGACGGGGATGATCCTCAAGGAACCCCTCATGTGCAACAATCCCGACGGGAGCTGCAACAAGCAGGCGACGCGTTTCATACAGGATCTGAAGCAGTCCACCTATACCGATACGCAGAAGATCGAGATACAGGAGAGGCCTGAGGGTCTCAGGGGAGGTTCTCAGCCCGAGAGGCTGGTCGGTTACGTCGAGGACGACATCGCAGGAATCGTCACCGCGGGTAACAGCGTCACGCTCAACGGTGTGCTTCGCTCGGTCGAGAAGTACGAGAGGGACAAGTCCACAGTGTTCGAGACCTATCTCGATGTCATATCCGTCGATTTCGAGCAGCACGAGTACGACGAGATACAGATCACGGAGGAGGACGAGAGGAACATCATCAGCATGTCCAAGGACCCCAACCTCTACAACAACATCATCAAGTCCATCGCGCCCTCCATCTTCGGTATGGAGGAGCAGAAGAAGGCCATCGCACTCCAGCTCTTCGGCGGATGCCACAAGGAGATGGACGACGGTACGAATCTCAGAGGGGACATCCACATCCTCATGATCGGAGATCCCGGAGTCGCCAAATCGCAGATCCTGAGGTATATGAGCAGTCTTGCTCCCAGAGGAATCTACGCATCCGGTAAGTCCGCATCGGCGGCAGGATTGACGGCAGCGGCGGTAAGGGATGACTTTGGAGACGGAAGATGGACGTTGGAGGCGGGTGCGCTCGTCCTGGCCGATAAGGGTTTGGCATGCATCGATGAGTTGGATAAGATGACGGACCAGGACAGGTCGTCGCTGCACGAGGCGATGGAGGCCCAGAGGATATCCGTCGCGAAGGCGGGAATCAACGCAACCCTCCAATGCAGATGCTCCATGTTGGCAGCCGCCAACCCCAAATACGGAAGGTTCGAGGAGGAGACCAGCATCTACGACCAGATAGACCTGCCCGCACCTCTGGTGTCGCGTTTCGATCTGATAGAGATCCTCACTGACAAACCCGATAAGAAGCACGACCAGCAGCTGTCCTCACATATCCTGGACACCCAGAGGAGAGGAGAGGCCAGGATGCTCCCTGAGGGTACGGAGATAGAGGACCTCGACATCAACGACATCATGACCAGGACGAACATCCTGAAACCAGTGTACGACATCGAGACCCTGAGGAAGTACGTCGCGTACTCCAAGCGCATAGTCCCCGTCATGACGGAGGATGCCCAGAGGATCATACAGGAGAGTTTCCTGAGGATCAGGGGTCTAGGGAGCGGAGGGTCCGTCCCCATCACCGCCAGGCAGCTCGAGGGATATGTCCGTCTCTCCGAGGCATCTGCCAGGATGCGTCTGTCACGCACGGTCACCGAGCAGGATGCGAACAATGCCGCGGAGCTCATCGAGGCCTATCTGAACAGGATCGCAGGGAACGGTGACGGAACATACGATATTGACAAGATCGCCAGCGGTGTTTCCACCAAGGACCGCAACAAGCTGGACATAGTGCGCGGAATCCTGAGGGAGTTCGGAGCGGACGGTCTGACCACCGAGGAGATAATCCGCCATGCCGAAAGTCAGGGACTCCAGCCCAGCGAGGTGGAGCGCACGCTCAAGACGCTCAACGACGGCGGGGAAATATTCAAGAGTCCCTCAGGCATCTATAGGATGGCCTGA
- a CDS encoding GNAT family N-acetyltransferase produces MTMRRLGTMDIVTDRLVLRRFRESDTEQTYENYGKDALVNRYISFSPCETLAGTYEFIRRHLWEYDNNLDFYGWAITLDGEVIGSIGLFDIDHESESCELGYSVGSKWWGNGYATEATSAVVKFAINRLFAHRVQASHHPENVASKRVLEKIGMKFEGVMRDAQRNPNGTFSDLWLYAILSSD; encoded by the coding sequence ATGACGATGAGACGTCTAGGAACTATGGATATAGTCACTGACAGACTGGTGCTTCGGCGTTTCCGCGAATCGGACACCGAACAGACCTACGAGAACTATGGCAAGGATGCTCTCGTGAACAGGTACATCAGTTTCAGTCCGTGCGAGACATTGGCAGGAACATACGAGTTCATACGGCGCCATCTGTGGGAATACGACAACAATCTGGATTTCTACGGGTGGGCGATAACGCTCGACGGCGAAGTGATAGGGTCGATAGGATTGTTCGATATCGACCACGAATCGGAATCCTGCGAGCTAGGTTACAGCGTTGGGAGCAAATGGTGGGGCAACGGATATGCAACAGAGGCCACTTCAGCTGTGGTGAAATTCGCGATAAACCGTCTTTTCGCTCACAGGGTCCAGGCTTCGCATCATCCTGAGAACGTAGCATCAAAAAGAGTGCTGGAGAAGATCGGGATGAAGTTCGAGGGTGTGATGCGCGATGCGCAGCGCAATCCCAACGGGACGTTCAGCGATCTTTGGCTGTATGCGATACTGTCGAGCGACTGA
- a CDS encoding DUF367 family protein, which yields MIPVIIYDKCQCDPKKCTAKRMMKFGLGKEAKTLWAIPKGSIVLSPFSDKAMSPADIHHARKGLVVMDLTWTNIDEFPRLKNVEERALPYLLASNPINWGRPMELNSAEAVMAALYILGEKEQAAQFLERFNWAPEFMRLNGEMLEDYSKAKDSTEVVRIQNEYIEAVTRQRSVARQYRIQPKIAERPVGIALRIAHHTLELHPDLLQHSF from the coding sequence ATGATCCCGGTGATCATCTACGACAAATGTCAGTGCGACCCAAAGAAGTGCACCGCGAAGAGGATGATGAAGTTCGGCCTCGGAAAGGAGGCCAAGACCCTCTGGGCGATCCCCAAGGGATCGATAGTACTCTCTCCATTTTCGGATAAGGCAATGTCTCCGGCGGATATACATCACGCAAGGAAGGGGCTCGTCGTCATGGACCTCACATGGACGAACATCGACGAGTTCCCCAGGCTGAAGAATGTGGAAGAGAGGGCACTGCCGTATCTGCTGGCATCCAATCCGATCAACTGGGGCCGTCCGATGGAGCTGAACAGCGCTGAGGCCGTCATGGCCGCTTTGTATATCCTGGGCGAGAAGGAGCAGGCCGCACAGTTCTTAGAGAGATTCAATTGGGCACCGGAGTTCATGCGCCTGAACGGCGAGATGCTCGAGGATTATTCCAAGGCAAAGGACAGCACCGAAGTGGTCCGCATACAGAACGAGTATATCGAGGCCGTGACCAGACAGCGATCAGTCGCTCGACAGTATCGCATACAGCCAAAGATCGCTGAACGTCCCGTTGGGATTGCGCTGCGCATCGCGCATCACACCCTCGAACTTCATCCCGATCTTCTCCAGCACTCTTTTTGA
- a CDS encoding YbjN domain-containing protein, protein MGAHDVTPVTAQPGGPSMFGLKKEAEKTSQMTAEEVYSMVRSAFDKAELKYGVIPENKIIQTTFMGDDLPIKMNIIVDDMVIRFVCLLDFRAASENFREVAWQLNCINKELVFGGFYLDPEDGFVMFEDAFPYKEAKVSEEFILAFSKLMGQTVDKYDGDLKKIAEKVQRPFDDAMYG, encoded by the coding sequence ATGGGAGCACATGACGTGACACCCGTCACGGCACAGCCCGGAGGACCTAGCATGTTCGGTTTGAAGAAGGAAGCAGAGAAGACAAGTCAGATGACAGCCGAGGAAGTCTATTCCATGGTCAGGTCAGCCTTCGACAAGGCCGAATTGAAGTACGGAGTCATCCCGGAGAATAAGATCATACAGACAACCTTCATGGGCGATGACCTTCCCATCAAGATGAACATCATCGTCGACGACATGGTCATCCGCTTCGTATGCCTCCTGGATTTCAGGGCAGCCTCTGAGAACTTCAGGGAGGTAGCATGGCAGCTCAACTGCATCAACAAGGAGCTGGTCTTCGGAGGATTCTATCTCGATCCCGAGGACGGTTTCGTGATGTTCGAGGATGCCTTCCCTTACAAGGAGGCCAAGGTCTCCGAGGAATTCATCCTCGCATTCTCCAAGCTCATGGGGCAGACCGTGGACAAGTACGACGGCGACCTGAAGAAGATAGCCGAGAAGGTTCAGCGTCCCTTCGACGACGCCATGTACGGATGA
- a CDS encoding bifunctional hexulose-6-phosphate synthase/ribonuclease regulator, with the protein MPVLQIALDLMQLNRAVVIAHEAVDGGADWVEVGTPLIKSEGAEAVRTLRREFPGRKIIADTKTMDVGGVEVEIMAKAGADIITVLGLSEDSTIEEAVMAGRKYGAEVMVDMINVPDKVARSKEVEKLGVSYICLHMGIDTQMKGEEPPIDILKKVVETVSIPVAVAGGITAENAGLYAEAGATDIIVGGAIIKTGDIKGAAENVKKAMAGAKIDTGISKKYTEDELFEAFSKVSTCNISDAFHKQGVMIGIVPQSLQHRQRMVGRALTVQTTNGDWAKPVEAIDKVKEGDVIVVDVGGAPVAVWGELATCSAMVMGAHGIVIDGAIRDIDDIRDLKFPAFSRTVAPCAGEPKGYGGIGIEVTVGGQRVRTGDWIIGDESGIVVVPKEVAVEVANRSLDVHERENRTREEIKRGSTLSKVNELSKWEPVQ; encoded by the coding sequence ATGCCCGTATTGCAGATCGCTTTGGACCTAATGCAGCTGAACAGAGCCGTTGTCATCGCCCACGAGGCCGTGGACGGAGGAGCGGATTGGGTGGAGGTAGGTACTCCCCTCATCAAGAGCGAAGGTGCCGAGGCGGTGCGCACTCTGCGCAGGGAATTCCCCGGAAGGAAGATCATCGCCGACACCAAGACCATGGACGTCGGAGGGGTCGAAGTGGAGATCATGGCCAAGGCCGGAGCGGATATTATCACGGTGCTGGGTCTTTCTGAGGACTCCACCATCGAGGAGGCAGTCATGGCCGGAAGGAAATACGGCGCAGAGGTAATGGTCGACATGATCAACGTGCCCGATAAGGTCGCCCGCTCCAAGGAAGTGGAGAAGCTCGGAGTGTCCTACATCTGCCTGCACATGGGCATAGACACGCAGATGAAGGGAGAGGAACCCCCCATAGACATCCTGAAAAAGGTCGTGGAGACCGTCTCCATACCCGTAGCGGTCGCCGGAGGCATAACCGCTGAGAACGCCGGGCTCTACGCAGAAGCTGGTGCAACGGACATCATCGTCGGCGGGGCCATCATCAAGACCGGGGACATCAAAGGTGCCGCCGAGAACGTGAAGAAGGCCATGGCCGGAGCGAAGATCGATACCGGTATCTCGAAGAAGTACACCGAGGACGAGCTGTTCGAGGCTTTCTCCAAGGTGTCCACATGCAACATATCCGATGCGTTCCACAAGCAGGGAGTCATGATAGGTATCGTCCCCCAGTCCCTCCAGCACAGGCAGAGGATGGTCGGGCGCGCCCTTACCGTCCAGACCACCAACGGGGACTGGGCGAAGCCTGTCGAGGCCATCGACAAGGTGAAGGAAGGGGACGTCATCGTCGTGGATGTCGGAGGCGCACCCGTAGCGGTCTGGGGAGAGCTCGCAACATGCTCGGCGATGGTAATGGGCGCTCACGGTATCGTCATAGACGGGGCCATCAGGGACATCGATGACATAAGGGACCTGAAGTTCCCCGCATTCTCAAGGACCGTCGCTCCGTGCGCCGGAGAGCCCAAGGGCTACGGCGGAATCGGCATAGAGGTCACCGTGGGCGGGCAGAGGGTCCGCACCGGGGATTGGATCATAGGGGACGAGAGCGGAATAGTAGTCGTTCCCAAGGAAGTGGCCGTGGAGGTCGCGAACCGTTCGCTTGATGTCCATGAAAGGGAGAACCGTACGAGAGAGGAGATCAAACGCGGATCCACTCTCTCGAAGGTAAATGAATTGTCTAAATGGGAGCCCGTTCAGTAA
- a CDS encoding protease, protein MRAWRFRTAVMFVAMTGLLVALGSIVGYIFKNVWTGFYIMLALSLVITFASFFFSKKMALAANKVHLVTREEEPRLYNTVERLANKAGLPMPEVGVSEVPMPNAFATGRGPKDAAVVATRPLLNLLSDEELEGVLAHELSHVKNRDILVMSVAAALASIISFAARMAMWSALFSDNRNAAGLVLLILADITLPIAAMLIQLGVSRNREYLADETGARLTGKPMALASALISLERGCSSSQNTYDNPSCASMWISSPYGKKKSSLTAALFRTHPTTEDRVARLKQLDEEINGVRHAY, encoded by the coding sequence ATGCGTGCATGGCGTTTCAGAACTGCTGTGATGTTCGTTGCGATGACAGGCCTGCTTGTTGCCTTGGGTTCGATCGTAGGATACATTTTCAAGAATGTATGGACCGGATTCTACATCATGCTGGCCCTGTCACTGGTGATCACATTCGCATCGTTCTTCTTCTCGAAGAAGATGGCCCTCGCGGCCAACAAGGTGCATCTGGTCACACGCGAAGAGGAGCCCAGGCTCTACAACACCGTCGAAAGACTGGCCAACAAAGCAGGCCTTCCGATGCCTGAGGTAGGGGTCTCCGAAGTGCCCATGCCGAATGCGTTCGCAACCGGGCGCGGTCCGAAGGATGCCGCAGTGGTAGCTACAAGACCGCTTCTCAACCTGCTCAGCGATGAGGAGCTGGAAGGGGTCCTCGCCCACGAGCTCTCACACGTGAAGAACAGGGATATCTTGGTGATGTCCGTGGCAGCCGCCCTGGCATCGATCATATCGTTCGCGGCCAGGATGGCAATGTGGTCCGCCTTGTTCAGCGATAACAGGAATGCAGCGGGATTGGTGCTCCTGATCCTTGCCGACATCACCCTGCCCATCGCGGCGATGCTCATCCAGCTGGGTGTATCCAGGAACCGCGAGTACCTCGCGGACGAGACCGGAGCAAGGCTCACCGGCAAGCCCATGGCATTGGCCAGCGCACTGATCTCCCTCGAGAGGGGATGTTCCTCATCACAGAACACATACGACAATCCCTCATGCGCCAGCATGTGGATCTCGAGCCCTTACGGTAAGAAGAAGAGTTCCCTGACTGCCGCCCTGTTCAGGACACACCCTACCACTGAGGACCGTGTCGCCAGGCTCAAGCAGCTCGATGAGGAGATCAACGGAGTCCGTCACGCTTACTGA